The following nucleotide sequence is from Schistocerca serialis cubense isolate TAMUIC-IGC-003099 chromosome 4, iqSchSeri2.2, whole genome shotgun sequence.
aggtaaaaCAATTCATGTAGTCccaatttttgtacagtgatagggggaagtgtcatgaacaacatattaaACCATCATTGCCCATGGGAAGTgagcattgggggaggggggggagggggaaggggggggtgggGACCGTtcaagatcttttttttttttgtgtttcttttgaataacttgaaaactacgtCTTTTAGTGGAATGTTTCCGAGTAAAATATTAAAGTAatttaaatttccaacaaaaattgGTCCTAATCAGGCAGGGCATAGAGaaatcacaaattattaaaaatggtgttataatgacataaaataaatgtttattgttaaatgaagaccAAATATTAAATAACTGTACCATATTTAAGTACAGCAGAACTGTACTGGGGGATAAATTATGTTCTAGGGATATGACTGGTGGTAGTGGAAGGGAGTGGGGTTGGAGGATAGAAGTGTGACGGAAGGCAGATCACCAGAATGAGGTCACTTCTTCCCTGATTGCATGTCTTCAGAACTAAGAGTGAGTACGTGGTCCCCAGTCTGTTTACACTGGTACATGATAAAAAGTAACTACACGCCGTTTCGCAATCGTACCGACCCTTCCGCAGCGAGCTTTTTAAATCACTGTTGACGCAATGTGCAGACACACCTGGAGATTGTTTTCCACAAAGGGCATCAATGCTAAATGAAATACAGATTTAGTTactaacaaaaatacacatatgacGAGAATCTATGTAAATCTCCACTCACCACCTTGCACTGCTAGTAAGGAAACCGACTGTTATTCATCCTGTACAACAGTTGGATTCCTTCCGGGAAACGTCAGTTCCCCACcactgctcgcttttcagtttacacacATAATAATCGACTATaccctccccagcatttcctgtgcAGTTCACTTATGTGTCTAGGCCAAATAACTTCACTATGATCATGTTTAAACAGCAGAGTGACAGTCAGTTTATTTAGTGAATACTTTTGTaccataatattttaaataaaatgtgttttaCATGAAACATGTTCCTATAAACAATGGCTGAAAAGTGTTTAATCTGTGAGAGTAATGTTATCAGTAAGCTATGCAGTGTTGGCAAGAAAGGAACATGTAAATAAGTGGATTGGTAAATGCCAGTCATCTGACAAAAGATGGGAAAGTTGGGAGTttcaggaacaaaaaaaaaaaaaaaaaaaaaaaaaaaaaaaaattagtgttgTTCATGGATTTGCAGAAAAGAGTACACCAGAGCTAAATCAATCAAAAGATTTCTAAGAGAGGTTGTTTCAAAGGATCAGCCTTCAATGACAGCTAGAGTCACATTTTTGCCTTCAGCTGAAGTGAAATGAATTTAAAACTACCTGTCTGTCTTGTGTGAAAGCTACTGATgatgaattttttttatgaaaagacggaaaaaAACCCAAAACAGCGGTGAAAGGTTTACAGTGTTCGATCCTTCGGTCAAGATAATACAATTACAGGAAAGGAAGGATGAATGGGGAGACATCATCCGAAGATATATCTGCTCTGTTGGAGATCTACATGTTGCAGAACCGAGATATTACAAGAACAGCTATAGAAATTTCTTTCAGGCACAGCACTTAAATCTACAAAAAGTGGCCCTGACGATGAATAAATTAATGTATCAATGGAAGAAATTACATAGAGGAGAATGACGACTGTCAGTTGACCGTAGTTGAGCTGTTGGAGCAAGTTTCAGGAACATTAAAGACAGTCAAGGGCAAACTGAGAGTAAAGTATGGGGACAACATTGTTTGCAGCACAATCCACACCAGAAAAACTGTTGTGTGCTTTCATGGCTCAGATGAAAAAATTTTGAATGATGCCTGGTATTCTTCAAAATGCAAAGACAAACAAGCAGAACAGGAAAGAACTGTAAACGTAGATGACACTATAATCTTAGAAAATACTGAGTCAATAGCATATGGTAATTCTGTTTCTCCATCTTGTGGCAAATTCTGTAGTGGGGCTGAGGAAATAGAATCTCATGCACTACGTGTCTTCATGGACTGCATTTCAGCAAAGAAAAGgacaaatcagaaaattgaaaagaaGCTGACATATATACATCCAATGCCCTCACTGCTTTCATTCGCCCTCGATCATTTGTGTCGCATGTATTACACGCTGTCGCTCTCTTCAATCACAATAAGTCTGGATCAAAAAATTTGATCCATCTATTTGCTGGTTTGGGATTCTGTGGAATGTATTAAAAAGCACAACAGTTGTAGCAatcaactgtctaccacactggAGAGCGTGCCCCCAGTGGAACATTCTATCAAAATACATTCCACAACATCAATTTCAACATCCACACTATAaatggaatacttttcacagcatgGGGGCATCAATTACATCACCCCAGCCTCAGTTCCCTCACCACCTGAAGAGATCCAGAAGCTTAAATCGGCTCCCCCTGCCATAGAAGTAGGCCATCTGGGTGTTTCGGAACTCCAGATATTTGAGCATCAGACAAACAATACATTATGGCAGATTACTGTCTTTGAGTTTAACATGATTAGTACCATTCCATTTGGCATATTAATGGCCGCCATGctgtggatgtgtggtaagtggTTCCATTCCATGCACTTCACTCTACAAGTGTTACCAGTTCCTGAATGGAAGGGATTTATGAAGTCTACCAGTAATACAGTTAATGGTGAAGGAAGTGCAGTATCAGACCCTCATGTGATTTTAATCATTCACGTGCAGAAAACTCCAAATATACACTAATTCATCCTTCAGCAAAGACCGATTACACTAGAGAACTGTCTGCTACGGTCTTACAACAGCTCATACAATATATCATAAAAGCAATAAATTCTTGTCCATTTCTTATGATGCTGTGATGCTGCATAACAGATCCAACCAAGCCCATCCTGCTTCTTTTTTCTCTGATGGATGTTGTAGAACACTCTTTGTTGACGATTTGTGAGCTATTCGACACATGTGAAGCCATAAAATTTCTGTTCTATGTGAAGTAGGTAAGACACTAGTTCATTTTCCAATTCTGTGCATAATCCTAGTTTTCTTTCAGTGTtccatgaaatttatttatttatttattcgaagtAGAAGTTTCAGCTTTCCTAAATGTTTGTATCATCATGTGTCACATGGTAAATATTTTACTAGACTTCAGTATCCATACAGTTTTACATCCGACTGCACGAGTTACCTCAGTCATATTTGTTTCATACTGCTTCTTCCTTTTTCTCTTTAGAATATATTTTGACTTTGTGCTCAGCAGTCATTGAAGTGGCACAAATTTAGACCATTACACCTACATAATGTTTAGGTTAATTACAAAATGACTAAAAATAGTAGCTGTTACAAGTAAGGATGCTATAAAAGCTAAGACTGCCCTTAACTCAGAATACCAGAGAGAAGACTATTTGTAAACACAAAAACTGTATGAAATAATAGAGAATGCATAAATGCAAAAGTTATAAGATGGTTCAAATTAAGTTATGTTGCCTACAATCGCATTTGACAATGAAGTGACATGGAAATTTACAGAACATACATGGTCTGTGAGACTTAactgtttccaaattttctttGTTGTCTAAAAAAGCATTAGACGCTAACAGGCAAGAATATACATGTGCAGCATAACTGAACTGATCTGACAGCAGTTCCGTCAGCTGGTGGGAATGTGAGAAGTGACACCAGTCGGCACATCGATAGCTGCTATGATGGTCACAATATCAGAGCAGTGAGTGCACCATGCCAGGCGACCTCTGCCCTTTCCTGCCCGCAGCACCTCGTTCACCCACAATCCGTCCGCTCCACTAGCATTCGTACTCAAAAAGCCACACCAGTGTGCGGCGCACTCGAGCGAGTACGAGTGGCAAACCTCTGGTTCCTACATGAGAAATCATCCCTGCTATAAGACCTGCCCCATGCAACCACCCACTACCACTTACTCCAGGGCCACTACTACTAAATCCTACAATATCAATGGCAGAGCAAACTGCAAAATCTTGCATTCTGCTTTTATCAATAAACTTGTGCACTGCACAGGCCAGCATTTTATACAGGCATGGGTGACACTAAACTGGTGAAGTGCATAAATGCACATAGAAAATCTGTTTGCCTTTGGGATATACAGCAACCAGTTGTAGAATATGCTCCACAGCGTGATTCAAAGGACCTGTGTTCTTgctacaaaatgaaaaacaaaacaaaaagggaACTAAAATGTACATTAACATCATATAAATGAGGGGAGAAAACATTACTTGGTAATGATTAGTAAAACAGAAGAGCACAACTGAGAAATAGTGGAATGACACAGAAAATATTCTTAACATGAGACAGACATTGAGTGCTTCATACTATAAATGGTGCAATAGAAAATTGAGAGGAAGAATAAAATTTTCATGCACTTGTTAATACTTCAATTGTAGCACTTACATCAACAGATCTATCTCCAGCATAATAACATATATCATCAACTAGTGTCAGCAAGTTGGCAAGAGCAGTAGGAACATTAGGTGGTAAAGTCATTATTCCAACTGCTTGAGGCCACTTCTCTAAATATGGACCAATCATCCGTAGGCGATATTCCACGGCGTCATTTACAAATACTGACGTAGGCTTCTTCCTGCAATATACAGTTGAGATAGCTGATTCCCTTGATCTCTGTGAAACAagaaggcaaagaaactgtacgtAGAGTGGGGAAAAGGGAAAACAAAAGTGATATATAGATGTTGATGAAGCCTTAGGAAGTAAATAAAATAGCACCCAGCCTTACCTGGCTAGATCTTCTGTTGTTGACTGGACCTCATTCTCAAGGTGCTGCGCAAGTTTCTGATTGCAGGAGGCATAAAAATGCTCCACCAAGTGAGCACCACCACGAGGGAAGAGGCCATGGGCAACACCTGGATAGCCGACAGACTCTGCTCCTGCATGTGACAAATTCCAACTGGTATAGTGTGAGCACGTAAATGGGGGAGGGTTTTAGCAAAAATTTATTTTGACTTTGCACTTAAACATCTTAAGTAAAGACCAGCTTTACATGTCCTTTTTTGTGTACTGAATTTAATTACTTAATCTATTGCTAAATACACTACTGCCAGTGAATTCTTAAACAGACATCTAAAATGAAGGATGCAGTTCCAGTTGCGCATCCATGGTGTGCACATCATAGCGCAGAGTGCTCACTACAGGAAGAGGCTGAGAAGAATAACTTTCTAGTGTTCCGCGCACGCCAGCAAGATTGTCGCATTGCTGTTCTAACAGCGAGTGAGCCAGATTGTTGTATCGGTATTGGACGTAGCACTATGGGCAAGCAAAGAGAAAAGAAGAAGACTGAAAGAAGAGAGTGATCGGCCTCGGTGGCTCTGCCTGCTGGATGTTTCGAAACTAAAAGTTCAAAGGTATGGTGAGGCGGGCTGATGGGACGATCAGACGTAATACCCCAACTGAAAAGCCAGGCAGCCCCAACAGCCAATGCCTGGTAGCCCCAACAGCCAATGCCTGGCGATGGACACCTCACACAGCAGTACCGAAGAGGACACGCTACAAGATGGGACTGTTGGGAACAACAGAAACTGCTGCTACCTCAAAGCACTGACTCTCCCAGTTTACATCTGTTACCAGGATGACGACTGGCCAGAGTTCGTCACCCAGCTCGAGAAAGTCGTGGCAGTGGAAATGAAGAGCCCGGAATGACAACTCGCTGCTCATGATACAAGCAAAGCACTAGAGTGCTGCAATGAAACTAGTGACCTACTCATGTCGCACACTGTCGCAGCACCAACAAAAGATGTGGAACCACAGAGAGAGCAGAAGAGGAGACTAGTCAGGGCACTCATGAAAGGATTGTGCCTGCAGGGTTTGAGAAGGTGGCTGTAAAGCTGCACAAATGGACAAATGGGGAGAGACCACCGCTCTTCATTCTGGCTGTAGAAAAAGCTGAGGGTGAAAGGAAGCAGCCAGCAGAGGATGTCTACAAGCTGCAGAAGCTCACAAGATTTCCAGTAAAGGTGACGCCTCTCCCAGTGGAGCTCGACAGGAAACCACAGAGCTTCAGGTGTCAGCTAGAGGGGCATGCGGCAAATTGTAGCTGCAACGAGCTGGCACATGTCAAGTGTGCTGGAAACACGCCAGTCAGACTTGCCCACGGAAGAGAGAAGATCCACAAACGTGCGCCCACTGCGGAGGGCCACGTGTTCAAGTTGACACAGATGTGGAGACTTCGCTGTCCACAAAAGCAACAGCAACACATCCAAGAAGACATCCCGTGGGACCTCAACAGCCGCCCAAACTGAGAAGAGATGAACTGGGAGACAAAGGCAGAGAAGAGACACAACTTCGCCGTCTGAGGAGATGAGAGGTGAGGAGGCAGCGGCATCTCTTCATGTGCAGATGGCTTTCCCCACCACCAGTGAGAGTGGACGTGGAAGGGGAGACCGGGCGCACACAGAAGAGTGACGCCAATCAGTGCCGATGTGCCGAGCAGCAAAAGTTCTCCCTGTGATAGATGACACAACTGAACTAGATGATGAAGACACCTGATGCCCCAACATCGATACTGCCCTGCAGGAAGCTGAGAGCCATTTCAGAATTGCAATCCAAATGAAAATGGAGGCTGCTTGTCTCCTATTGAGGGAGGCTCACCACCACCGGCCACGAGAGCAACTGAGAGCTGTGCAGACGAGAGTTATCTCTATGTCACTCCATCCTTCCAGACAGAGGACAGCTGTCTACAATGGCAAGAGACACAGACACTGCAAATGGAGGACCACAGAGACCGCCCAGAGCAGcctaagaagaagaaaatgatagctAACCAAGCTACTCAGATGAAGGAGGCTAGCATGGCAGACAACGCCTGACTACCATGACAGAAGACGAGAAACAAAATAGCACAGACACTAGGAATGTGTGACTCGAGCAGAGGCCTCCCATACCACAGCTACAAGCAGAGAGGCTGAGATGGTactaagaagaaagaagaaaacacgGAGACCACACTGACTTTGAGGACATTCAATATTGGAAAGACCCAGACTTCAGTCCGTCATCAGAAATCGAAGACTGACAAAGGCTGACAGGCCACAGAAAGTGACAACACCAGCAACTATGGGTGGATATTGCAGGTTTTCCTTAGGACATAAGATGAATACCAGAGCTGTCTCCATAacctcctgcaaataaattcctaATCAGGAGACAAGCCCATCCCCTTATCCCCAGACCAATAAATAAACAGTGAGCCAACAGAACAACCAATAAACACAATGGCTGAAAAATGCAGCCAAAAGGCACTTGAGCAGCCTGGCCCCCCTCCTTCTGAGATGGGAAAGAAGGAGCAAAAGAAAAGAGGAACCAAAAGTTCTTCTCTACTGTCaacaaacaagaaataatttttaatctttCTGGAGTGGTGGTAAGATGGGTATGCAGCAGGTTTCTGTTCATGTTCAGATCTTGAGGAAATATCAGTTCAGTAACTCTTGCTCTTTGCATCACACTTGTCTCCAAAATAAAGTCAGCATTTCACCTTAACAATCACAATTACAATCATTAATGTCCTAATATCTAGAGGTACTTCATGACTTAGAAAGACAGCATCAATTGTAAAAACATGAGCAGTGAAAGTAATTATGGGGTGTTCACTAGCTGTCGCTATTGCATGAACATTCAAGGAATTCTGACTGTACCTTCCATTAGTTACATCTGCTAAATATTCATGTGCTACCCAAGTAATGCACAAACtaatccaagtaacacaaataagACTTTATTTATAAACCTTTGAACAATAACGGAAATAAGCCTCCTGTGACTTTGTatgtaacaagacaaaagaatcacatagaagatgcaacataaacgatacacagaacaactgatgttGTTCTGCCTCTAGTGGCTGGCTCTGACTGACACAGTTGGCAGTTGATTTAATCGCGCgcctgcacgcacgcacgcacgcgcacacacacacacacacacacacacacacacacacacacacacacacacactagaagcAGGATACAGCACACAACATGAGTGATGTAGAAGTACATAtttttggagtagtgaagcaacttaaatcacttaataaaagcaagtcttctggtccagacagtatgcctttcagagtacgctgatgcaatatcTCCATAGCTAACGGTCATACACAACTGTTCGATCGACGTCacaaaaatattcaagaaaggtagcagaagtaatccactaaattacatatCATTAAtgccgatatgcaacaggattttggaacatatattgtgttcgaacattatgaattacctcgaagaaaacggtatcttgacacacagtcaacacagatttagaaaacataattcttgtgaaacacaactagctctttactcacacaaagtgttgagtgctattgacaagggatttcaaattgattctgtatttctggacatctggaaggcttttgacaaagtGCCACACAGGCAGCTTGTGgggaaattgggtgcttatggaacgtaactggatttgtgagttcctgtcagagacgtcacagtttgtagtaattgacagaaagtcatcgattgaaacagaagtgatttctggcattccccaaggtagtgttataggccctttgctgttctttatctatataaatgatttgggagacaatctgagcaatcatcttagattgtttgcagatgacgctaacaTCTACTGACAAGTAAGGGCATCCGAAGAtcacaacaaattgaaaaacgatttagaaaagatatctgtatggtgcaaaagttggcagttgatgaaaagtgtgaggtcatccacatgagtgctaaaaggaattcgttaaacttcagttacacgataaatcagtcaaatctaagggccgtaaattcaagtaaatacctaggaactgcaattacgaacaacttaaattggaaggaacacacggacaatgttgtgggggaggctaaacaaagactgcattttaataggcaggacacttagaaaatgtgaaagatctactatagagactgcctacactacaattgTCTGTCCTTTTTTAGAAAActgctgtacagtgtgggatcactgccagataggattgacggagtacatcaaaaaagtttgaaGAAGGGCAGCAtgctttgtattatagcgaaataggggacagagtgtaactgaaatgagacaggatttgggatggacatcattaacgtATCATAAGAGACATACATCACTAGGgggcaagacagatactgcctacaggaaaattaaagaaacctttggaagaAAGATAACCACTTATaggaatatcaacagctcagatggaaaaccagttttaaGTAAAGAGGGGAaaatagaaaggtggaaggagtatatagatggtctatacaagggctatgtacttgagggcgacattatggaaatgaaagaggacgtagatgaaggtgaaatgggagatatgatactgagtgaaaacTTTGACAGAGctccgaaagacctaagtcaaaataaggccccgggagtagaaaacattccattagaactactggcagccttgggaccctgacaaaactgtaccatctggtgagcaagatgtatgagacaggttaactatcagtttaatgagtcacggctgcaaaatactaacacaaattctttacagacgaatggaaaaactggtagaagctaacctctGGAAAGATcaatttgaattccgtagaaatgttcgaacacgtgaggcattattgACCCTGCGACTTGTCTTACAagacagattaaagaaagacaaacctatgtcctagcatttgtagaattagagatagcttttgacaatgttgactggaatactctctttcaaattctgatggtggcagggtcaaatacagggagtgaaaggctatttgcaatgtgtacagaaaccgta
It contains:
- the LOC126473602 gene encoding ubiquinone biosynthesis protein COQ9, mitochondrial isoform X3, whose protein sequence is MEEQKKLEDKILTAALPYVLQYGWTKHAIAAGAESVGYPGVAHGLFPRGGAHLVEHFYASCNQKLAQHLENEVQSTTEDLARKKPTSVFVNDAVEYRLRMIGPYLEKWPQAVGIMTLPPNVPTALANLLTLVDDICYYAGDRSVDFGWYTRRISLAGIYKMTELYMIQDKSDGFQETWQFLRRRIDDAERLHSYLHQSEEASSIARETATAAFITARNILGLNKAFR